TTTGGCTGTTTATGTTTTTGAACACTTATTCTTTGGTATTCATCATCACGGAGAAGATGATGGCCATGGTCATAAAATTAAAGAGTCGTCAACCGGGCTTGTCATTTTTGGAGACACAATCCACAACTTCATAGATGGAGTAGCAATCGGTGCTGGGTTTTTAATAGAACCAAGTTTGGGATTACTCATCGCATTCTCAACCTTCTTGCACGAAGTACCCCATGAAATAGGGGATTTTGGCATTTTATTAAAAGCGGGTTGGAAAAAGTCAAAAATTTTAGTAGTTAATATTCTATCTTCCTTGACAACGGTTGTTGGAGCATTTGTTGTTTACTTTTTCAGTCATAGTGAAACCCTAAATGGTACATTAATGGCAATATCTGCAGGTGTATTCCTATACTTAGGTGCAAGTGACTTTTTACCCAAAGTTAATGTAGATGGAAAAAACAAATTCAAGGCAATACTACCACTTCTTTTAGGTGCTTCTATAATTATGGCTACTATAGTTTTCCTTCCTCACGAGCATTAATTTTACTGCAACCGAGTTGCATTTTAAATACAAGTTAGCTATACTTACTAGATGTCAAATATTACTAAACTTAAAAAAATCATTAGTAAAATACAAAAGCTTAAGTCTTTTAAGCCTTCAGAAAGGGTTAACGGAATTTTTACGGATTTGGTAAATTTGGCACTGGTCGCAAATCATCAACTTAAGGTTGGTGCGAAGGATTATGAGTTATTACAAAAGTCCGCGTCAAGTGCAGAATATGAGCTAGAAAAACACTGGTCATCGAAGATTATTAAAAATGGTTATGAATTGAAAAACTTTCCGTATTATAATAATTACTTAGAACTAACAAAAGTTGAGTGGAATTCACTTCTTTCTTGTAAAACCCATCACAATCACAACGTTTTGTTTATAGGCAGTGGACCACTACCATTAACAGCAATAATTCTTGCTCGAGATTATAACTGTGACATTACAATTATTGACATTTCAAGCAAGGCCATCGATCTTTCAAGAAAATTAATAAAAAAGATTGGATTAAATGATAAAATTACTGCAATAAATGCTGATGCCCTCTCTTTTCAATTATACAAAAACTTTGATGTTATTTATCTTGCGGCCTTAGCTGGTATAGATAGGGGTGTAAAAAGAAAGATACTTAAAAAAATACGATTGGACTCTATCAAGGGTGTGCACCTAATTGCAAGAAGCAGTTTTGGAAATAGAGAAATGTTATACAAGCCACTAAGTAATAATGATATAGAAGGATTTAAGCTGGACCTTGAAGTAAGACCGTATAATGGTATTGTCAATTCATTTTTAATCCTTAGAAAATGAAAAATATATCATTAGATTGTACCTCCAGATCAGAAAAAATAACATTTTCACACATTACCATTTAAGATTTTGAAATAACACCACTTGACATATGCAACTGAGTTGCGTATAAATAGTTAGCGATACTTTTTACACAGTACATCATCCTGTGGGCTTTACAAAAAAATAAAAGCTCACAGGGTTCGCTAAATTTAAGGAGGTGATTATAATAAATGAAATTCTATAACGTAAAAACTAGACAATCAGTTGACGTTCCAGATGACCAAGTAGAAGTAGTTACTATGAAGAATGGAAAGAAAGCTGCTAAGGCTATTCACAACGGCGTTGGAATGTTTAAAATATTAAGTAATGAAGACGCAGCAAGATTAGCTAAGTAAATGCGATTTATAGTAGAATACTAGTATGTTTAAAAGAATAATAACTGCTAGTATTTTGCTTTGTTTATTGTTCATTACTCCAAAGATAGTAGGTGCTCAAAGTGAGGAAACTTTTGAAGGTAAAGTAGTTAGAATTATTGAGGAAGAGGGATATTATCAAAAGTTGGATATTAAAGCCACATCAGGAACATACAAGAATAGCAACTTAATTGTAGAGAATGGGATGTACGCTACCTCAGACATTTTTAAATATAAAGTTGGTGACTCTGTAGTTCTTGCCTCCAGCAGTGTAGATGATGGGGAGGAACTGTTTGTTATTTTAGATCACATAAGAAGGCCTGCTTTGGGGTATTTGTTTACAATTTTTGTAGTTCTTGCAGTTTTAGTAGCTGGTAAATGGGGTCTTTATTCAATTTTGGGAATGGCTTATTCTTTCTACGTTATTTTTGTATTTATTTTACCTATGATAATCAAGGGCTATAACCCTGTATTGACTGCAATTGTTGGGTCACTTTTTATAATACCAGTAACATTTGGTCTGTCACACGGGCTAAATAGAAAGACGATTGTTGCCATGCTCGGCACGTTTATTTCAATGATTTTAGTTGGGATACTCTCATTGGTTTTTGTAAGCCTAGCAAAGTTAACTGGTTTTGCTGCAGAAGAAGCTTCCTTTTTACAATATCAATTGGGGGAGATGATAAATTTAAAGGGTATACTGCTTGCAGGAATTATTATATCAACTCTCGGAGTGATGGATGATATTACTGTTTCTCAGGCTTCTGTTGTTGCTGAATTAAAATCTGCCAATCCAAAACTTAGTAAAAAAGAATTATTTGTTAGAAGTATGAGAGTTGGTAAGGATCATATTGCCTCCTTAGTAAACACACTTGTTTTAGTTTACACAGGTGCATCTTTACCACTACTTTTATTGTTTGTTAATAATCCTCATCCGTTTTTAGAAGTTATAAATTATGAAATAGTAGCAGAAGAGATCGTCAGGACGTTGGTTGGTTCCATAGGACTAGTACTAGCGGTTCCAATTACTTCGTTTATCGCAGCCTACTATGCTCTTAAAATTAAAAAGTAGTATCAAATGAAGCCTGTTTTTATTTGATAGATTACAAAAATTAAATAAATAGAAAGTAATATAAAACCTTCTTTTTTGGAAATATCATTCTTAGATTTTGAAAAATAGTAAAAGGTGCCAAGCCCAACAACAATAAATATTAATGTGGCTAATAATCCATTACCAGAAATTTCTTGATTGTTGTTCATAATTGTAAACACGCCAAAAAGTAAGGTGTGGGCAGTTGATGAGCCTAAATAATTTCCCAATGCAATATCTTTATTACCTGACAATATTGACCTTGATGCTATTGATAGTTCTGGAAGGTTGGTACCTAAAGACAAAACTAAAAGACTAATGTAGAAGGCTGGGATTTTAAAGACTTCTGCAAAATATATTGTTTCATTAACTATAATCTGGCTAGATACCAACACTAGTCCAGTCCCAAAAGCTACTTTTAATAAGTCCATGACAGAGTACATTTTAATCGAAGTGAGATTTTCTTGTTGGGTCTCTGTGACCTGATTATTTTTAATGTAGAAAATAACTAAAACATATAAACCCACCATTATTAAGCCTTCGAAATTAGTTAAATTTCGGTCGATAGCAAAAAGGGCAGGAATAGCTCCTATAAAAAGAAGAGATAATAGCTTTTTACTGTCAAGATTGTGATTAATCCTAACCCCATTACCTAAAATGGCAAGAATGGGGATTATGAACAAGAATATCACCATTTTGCCACCTAAAAGATTTCCCACAAATATTTCCGGTTGACCGTCTAATACTGATGTTATACCAACTGCAGCTTCTGGGATTGAAGTGAGTAGTCCTAGTATTACAAATGAAATTACAAATGGTGACAGTCTTAGTCTT
This bacterium DNA region includes the following protein-coding sequences:
- a CDS encoding YibE/F family protein; the protein is MFKRIITASILLCLLFITPKIVGAQSEETFEGKVVRIIEEEGYYQKLDIKATSGTYKNSNLIVENGMYATSDIFKYKVGDSVVLASSSVDDGEELFVILDHIRRPALGYLFTIFVVLAVLVAGKWGLYSILGMAYSFYVIFVFILPMIIKGYNPVLTAIVGSLFIIPVTFGLSHGLNRKTIVAMLGTFISMILVGILSLVFVSLAKLTGFAAEEASFLQYQLGEMINLKGILLAGIIISTLGVMDDITVSQASVVAELKSANPKLSKKELFVRSMRVGKDHIASLVNTLVLVYTGASLPLLLLFVNNPHPFLEVINYEIVAEEIVRTLVGSIGLVLAVPITSFIAAYYALKIKK
- a CDS encoding nicotianamine synthase family protein, yielding MSNITKLKKIISKIQKLKSFKPSERVNGIFTDLVNLALVANHQLKVGAKDYELLQKSASSAEYELEKHWSSKIIKNGYELKNFPYYNNYLELTKVEWNSLLSCKTHHNHNVLFIGSGPLPLTAIILARDYNCDITIIDISSKAIDLSRKLIKKIGLNDKITAINADALSFQLYKNFDVIYLAALAGIDRGVKRKILKKIRLDSIKGVHLIARSSFGNREMLYKPLSNNDIEGFKLDLEVRPYNGIVNSFLILRK
- a CDS encoding ZIP family metal transporter, with product MEILQLLLLALLGSVIALLGGVVFLYNRKLSSVLEKHAVPFAAGVLVTVALVGLIPEAEHQVGESAFWIVLVSFLAVYVFEHLFFGIHHHGEDDGHGHKIKESSTGLVIFGDTIHNFIDGVAIGAGFLIEPSLGLLIAFSTFLHEVPHEIGDFGILLKAGWKKSKILVVNILSSLTTVVGAFVVYFFSHSETLNGTLMAISAGVFLYLGASDFLPKVNVDGKNKFKAILPLLLGASIIMATIVFLPHEH